In Plasmodium falciparum 3D7 genome assembly, chromosome: 6, the following proteins share a genomic window:
- a CDS encoding glucosamine 6-phosphate N-acetyltransferase gives MEEEKKKNIEPINNQDLFIKPFIDILNKKRVLYKYVFLFNNYKFKFKIVSTYYEYLMVCNNLLRDVTTCNLFYDRYIFYDMIGKSLYFPYILYIYEPETYNNINSSNFESIKFIKSSILNIEQIILKGKLKNEKYFKKNSNNLNNQKIYSFFNAEDIKSEINNYYLPNKTKKIVGYVEIYLLFHMARLFDSRIERLVIHKEYRNKSLGLLIMYISIYLLKYIYHCNRCDLTVENEIALKLYKKLNFINVPTNVYRLNLYTNYNILSNNYSIQNDIENIQTFMHNINTKNKK, from the coding sequence atggaagaagagaaaaaaaagaacattgAACCTATCAATAATCAAGATTTATTCATAAAACCatttatagatatattaaataaaaaaagagttttatataaatatgtttttctttttaataattataaatttaaatttaaaatagtTTCTAcgtattatgaatatttaatgGTATGTAATAACCTATTAAGAGATGTAACAACGTGTAATTTGTTTTATGATagatacatattttatgatatgaTTGGGAAATCACTTTATTTTccctatatattatatatatatgaacctgaaacttataataatataaattcatcAAATTTCGAaagtataaaatttataaaatcatCCATCTTAAATATtgaacaaataatattaaaaggaaaacttaaaaatgaaaaatattttaaaaaaaattcaaataatttaaataatcaaaaaatatattctttctttaatgcagaagatataaaatctgaaataaataattattatttaccaaacaaaacaaaaaaaattgttggatatgtagaaatatatttattatttcatatggCTAGATTGTTTGATTCAAGAATAGAAAGACTTGTAATACATAAAGAATATCGTAATAAATCATTAGGATtattaattatgtatatatctatatatttattaaaatatatatatcattgtAATAGATGTGATTTAACCGTAGAAAATGAAATAGCACTAAagttatacaaaaaattaaattttattaatgtaCCTACAAATGTCTATAggttaaatttatatactaattataatattttatctaataattattctatacaaaatgatatagaaaatattcaAACATTTATGCACAACATtaacacaaaaaataaaaaataa
- a CDS encoding nicotinate phosphoribosyltransferase, putative has protein sequence MQGNRENSKGSHNEESVSSTLGKEQTGQGKSNIIENIKVDKNKKIIYLYDVAITEDELEELLKSKRKEQKNETCNYKKVCYNYEMNGKNVEHNNVVEEKGTLCNSNVDSKCSWIDDNHKVISLMRCQKYIIENRINKDIDIPHNNTINALFMDYYHLVMAYTYFKQNKHEDKSIFEVYFRKCPFNGQFAILAGVYEVIKYINCFRFTKAQLDFIRKKMSSYNDIDSFVQYLEKISGNDLCIYGMEEGSVVFPNEPLMVIEGPLLICQILESVILNLMNYPTLISTNSIMYKFSINNKTLAEFGCRRAQGPDGALSGSKYSFCGCDFTSNVYASYLYDIPILGTMSHSFISSFHNTEKLISNLLDNHDFVSIINKNKNIVHKLYDCKYTNESELIAFSAFAQINPKNFICLIDTYDTLKSGIYNFLIVALSLYEINYKPIGIRIDSGDLRSLTNECKNIFNDISQKLNVPFNQLKICVSNDINQKIINYLNEEQNHIDIFAIGTNLITCQSQPSLGLVYKLVQINNAPCFKMTNENKKSNLPYQKNVYRIYTDQQFATLDYIQLYNEQPPILNQQTISINIHDEWKQTIIIPKKIEQKLCLIWKYGKSLITFKNIYDLKKYTQSEINNFKNEHFKTVSPVPYPVLFSDTYHKVYKDLLIKNSHINQ, from the coding sequence ATGCAAGGTAACAGGGAAAACTCCAAAGGATCACATAATGAAGAAAGTGTTAGTAGTACGTTAGGAAAAGAACAAACTGGACAAGGTAAAAGTAATATAATTGAAAATATCAAagttgataaaaataaaaaaattatttatttatacgaTGTAGCTATCACCGAAGATGAGCTTGAAGAATTATTAAAGAGCAAaagaaaagaacaaaaaaatgaaacgtgtaattataaaaaggtttgttataattatgaaatgAATGGTAAGAATGTTGAACATAATAATGTAGTGGAAGAGAAGGGAACATTATGTAATAGCAATGTAGATAGTAAATGTTCTTGGATAGATGATAATCATAAAGTTATATCTTTAATGAGAtgtcaaaaatatattattgaaaatcgaataaataaagatatagatATACCACATAATAATACTATTAATGCTTTATTTATggattattatcatttggtTATggcatatacatattttaaacaaaataaacatGAAGATAAATCTATATTTGAAGTATATTTTAGGAAGTGTCCATTCAACGGTCAATTTGCTATATTAGCTGGTGTATATgaagtaataaaatatattaattgttTTCGATTTACCAAAGCTCAATTAGATTTTATAAGAAAGAAGATGTCATCTTATAATGATATTGATTCTTTTGTGCAATATTTAGAAAAGATTAGTGGAAAtgatttatgtatttatggtATGGAAGAAGGATCTGTTGTTTTTCCTAATGAACCTTTAATGGTAATAGAAGGACCATTATTAATTTGTCAAATATTAGAAAGTGTTATATTGAATTTAATGAATTATCCAACATTAATATCAACAAACAgtattatgtataaattttccataaataataaaacctTAGCTGAATTTGGTTGTAGAAGAGCACAAGGTCCTGATGGAGCCTTGAGTGGATCGAAGTATTCATTTTGTGGTTGTGATTTTACATCAAATGTATATGCATcctatttatatgatataccTATACTGGGTACGATGTCAcattcatttatatcatcatttcaTAATAcagaaaaattaatatcaAACCTTTTAGATAATCACGATTTTGTttctattataaataaaaataaaaatatcgttcataaattatatgattgtaaatatacaaatgaaaGTGAACTTATTGCTTTTTCAGCTTTTGCACAAATTAATcctaaaaattttatatgtttaattgACACGTATGATACATTAAAATCAGGAATATATAACTTTTTAATTGTAGCCTTATCATTATatgaaattaattataaaccTATCGGTATAAGAATTGATTCAGGTGATTTAAGATCTTTAACAAAtgaatgtaaaaatatatttaatgacatatcacaaaaattaaatgtacCTTTTAatcaattaaaaatatgtgttagtaatgatattaatcaaaaaattattaattaccTTAATGAAGAACAAAATCATATAGATATTTTTGCCATAGGCACTAATTTAATTACATGCCAATCACAACCATCATTAGGATTAGTATATAAATtagtacaaataaataatgccCCTTGTTTTAAAATGactaatgaaaataaaaaatcaaatttaccataccaaaaaaatgtttatagAATATATACAGATCAACAATTTGCAACATTGgattatatacaattatataatgaacaaCCACCAATTCTAAATCAACAAACTAtatctataaatatacatgatGAATGGAAACAAACTATTATTATTCCAAAAAAAATCGAACAAAAATTATGCCTTATATGGAAATATGGAAAATCATTAAtaacatttaaaaatatatatgatttgaaaaaatatacacaaagTGAAATTAACAATTTTAAAAACGAACACTTTAAAACGGTTTCACCTGTACCTTATCCGGTGCTCTTTTCGGATACTTATCATAAGGTATATAAGGATCTCCTCATAAAAAATTCTCACATAAAtcaataa
- a CDS encoding DnaJ protein, putative codes for MINRKVCLLFLAVFFVLTIFKKLLKWEIFIEAWYTQEETDDDYDRMKLYDVLGVDKNASSDDIKKSYRKLSKKYHPDKAKDKNSNNKFSEIAEAYEILGDEEKRKIYDRYGLEAAKNMESNKMDEDPSDHFNIYERFFGAGFKREEEIKKADSLILNIEINLEQLYNGEFFSVMYTRDVKCLRSDDCIERKKECSGKGYKTITQQVAPGFIMQNKIKDDECIDRGKAWNKKCTYCPNGMKEEKTIELTLEIEKGMKNNDKIVFEKKGKQEIGYENGDIIFIVQTKKHKIYERVNNDLHQIYEISLKDALIGFSKNLEHISGKPININKQNVTFHNEVLRVQNKGMPIKNSNKFGDLYIKFLIQFPKQLTDEQKKVLADLL; via the coding sequence ATGATCAATAGAAAagtttgtttattatttttggctgtattttttgttttaacgattttcaaaaaattattgaaaTGGGAAATATTCATTGAAGCATGGTATACACAAGAAGAAACAGATGACGACTATGATCGCATGAAATTATATGATGTATTAGGCGTTGATAAAAATGCAAGTagtgatgatataaaaaaatcttATAGAAagttatcaaaaaaatatcacCCTGATAAAGCTAAAGATAAAAATTCCAATAATAAATTTAGTGAAATTGCAGAAGCATATGAAATATTAGGTGATgaggaaaaaagaaaaatatatgatcgTTATGGTTTAGAAGCTGCAAAGAATATGGAAAGTAATAAAATGGATGAAGATCCAAGTGAtcatttcaatatatatgaacGATTTTTTGGTGCAGGTTTTAAAAgagaagaagaaataaaaaaagcagatagtttaatattaaatatagagATAAATTTAgaacaattatataatggAGAATTTTTCTCTGTTATGTATACAAGAGATGTTAAATGTTTAAGAAGTGATGATTGTATTGAGAGGAAGAAAGAATGTAGTGGAAAAGGTTATAAAACTATTACACAACAAGTAGCACCTGGTTTTATTAtgcaaaataaaattaaagatgATGAATGTATAGATAGAGGAAAAGCTtggaataaaaaatgtacttATTGTCCAAATGGtatgaaagaagaaaaaactaTAGAACTCACTTTAGAAATTGAAAAAGGAATGAAAAACAATGATAAAATAGTTTtcgaaaaaaaaggaaaacaagAAATAGGATATGAAAATGGagatatcatatttattgtaCAAAcgaaaaaacataaaatatatgaaagagTAAATAACGATCTTCatcaaatatatgaaatttcTTTGAAAGATGCACTTATAGGTTTCTCAAAAAATTTAGAACATATTAGTGGTAAacctattaatattaataaacaaaatgtaACCTTTCATAATGAAGTTCTTAGGGTACAAAATAAAGGTATGCCTATTAAAAACTCTAATAAATTTGGAGACCTATATATCAAATTTTTAATTCAATTTCCTAAACAGTTAACAGATGAACAGAAAAAGGTACTTGCAGATTTGTTATAA
- a CDS encoding phospholipase, putative, with the protein MSSILLFFVVFQYLLISFSGTSYKRFVVDGASIFLRNPYKITLGKSEKKGKVFSEFSEEEDSIVRRDTEKKKKWFGKGNDVNKKVKEKKNVILEEKQIGKEENNLVGQQNDSVGQQNDSVGQQNDSVGQQNDPVGQQNDSVGQQNDPVGQQNDPVGQQNDYVGQQNDSVGQQNDYVGQQNDYVGQQNDPVGQQNDSVGQQNDYVGQQNDPVGQQNDPVGQQNDPVGQQNDSVGQQNDYVGQQNDPVGQQNDYVGQQNDYVGQQNDPVGQQNDPVGQQNDPVEQEDNVGIVKKEKKEKIIVEKENEIGVIERENISGVEVINKDSEEDIYNSNVDKNFPADDNNRDEILVRRKKVSNKDSLFMNDIIRGENEDNDDDNEEEEEKVSKNLENVKLGELSKLQYIFGTNITDNDDDSEIRSESEIDDIDELDEEEYDWTEHVYNYKPTTYLLPGLGGSTLIAEYKNATIHSCSRYLLNSKPFRIWISLSRLLSIQSNIYCTFDTIRLKYDEKKNIYYNQPGVFIDVEKFGNLKGIEYLDYFNNTGIGITKYFNVVGQYFTSHGYVDGESIIGAPYDWRYPLSQQNYKILKEHIEYIYEKRNGTKVNLIGHSLGGLYLNFFLSRVVSKKWKQKHLSKIIFISTPFKGSVKTIRALIQSRKDFISFRITKLIKLSIPESMMKALGNSLGSLFDILPYREYYKRDQVVILINMSNTPIDEDHVQYLVTLCGIYKPECYRNRADVNLKVYTLKNWHELLDDKLKAKYENYKLYRERYYNKDHGVPIYCLYSTINKKETEYLLYFETQNTREEPTIYYGTGDGTVGTESLQACSNFYNTVLTHHFSDTSHVGILYTNETAKYIYDIVESPN; encoded by the coding sequence ATGTCCTccatattactttttttcgTAGTTTTTCAATATTTGTTAATTTCGTTTTCTGGTACGTCTTACAAAAGGTTTGTAGTAGATGGAgcttcaatttttttaagaaatcCCTACAAAATAACTTTGGGGAAATCagaaaaaaagggaaaagtTTTTAGCGAGTTTTCGGAGGAGGAAGATTCAATAGTTCGTCGCGacacagaaaaaaaaaaaaagtggtTTGGAAAAGGGAatgatgtaaataaaaaggtAAAGGAGAAGAAGAATGTTATTCTagaagaaaaacaaattGGTAAGGAGGAAAATAATTTGGTTGGACAACAAAACGATTCGGTTGGACAACAAAACGATTCGGTTGGACAACAAAACGATTCGGTTGGACAACAAAACGATCCGGTTGGACAACAAAACGATTCGGTTGGACAACAAAACGATCCGGTTGGACAACAAAACGATCCGGTTGGACAACAAAATGATTATGTTGGACAACAAAACGATTCGGTTGGACAACAAAATGATTATGTTGGACAACAAAATGATTATGTTGGACAACAAAACGATCCGGTTGGACAACAAAACGATTCGGTTGGACAACAAAATGATTATGTTGGACAACAAAACGATCCGGTTGGACAACAAAACGATCCGGTTGGACAACAAAACGATCCGGTTGGACAACAAAACGATTCGGTTGGACAACAAAATGATTATGTTGGACAACAAAACGATCCGGTTGGACAACAAAATGATTATGTTGGACAACAAAATGATTATGTTGGACAACAAAATGATCCGGTTGGACAACAAAACGATCCGGTTGGACAACAAAACGATCCGGTTGAACAAGAAGACAACGTTGGTATtgtaaaaaaggaaaaaaaagaaaaaattattgtaGAGAAAGAAAACGAAATAGGAGTAATTGAAAGAGAAAATATTTCTGGTGTAGAAGTAATTAATAAAGATAGTGAAgaagatatttataattcAAATGTGGATAAGAATTTCCCCgctgatgataataatagagATGAAATTTTGGTAAGGAGAAAAAAGGTTTCTAATAAAGATAGCTTATTTATGAATGATATAATACGAGGAGAAAACgaagataatgatgatgataatgaggAGGAGGAAGAAAAAGTAAGTAAAAATTTggaaaatgtaaaattaGGTGAATTATCTaaattacaatatatttttggaaCAAATATTAcagataatgatgatgatagtgAGATTCGTAGTGAAAGTGAAATAGATGATATAGATGAATTAGATGAAGAAGAATATGATTGGACGGAgcatgtatataattataagcCTACCACTTATTTATTACCTGGGTTGGGAGGAAGTACATTAATAGCAGAATATAAGAATGCAACAATTCATAGTTGTAGTAGGTATTTATTGAATTCGAAACCTTTTCGTATTTGGATAAGTTTAAGTAGATTACTTTCTATTCAATcgaatatatattgtacgTTTGATACAATACGTTTAAAATATGATgagaaaaagaatatatattataatcaacCAGGAGTATTTATAGATGTCGAGAAGTTTGGTAATCTTAAGGGTATAGAATATTtagattattttaataatacagGTATAggaataacaaaatattttaatgtgGTTGGACAATATTTTACATCTCATGGATATGTGGATGGAGAAAGTATTATAGGAGCTCCATATGATTGGAGATATCCATTAAGTcaacaaaattataaaattcttAAAGAacatatagaatatatatatgagaagAGAAATGGTACAAAGGTTAATTTAATAGGACATAGTTTGGGaggtttatatttaaatttcttCTTAAGTCGTGTAGTAAGCAAAAAATGGAAGCAAAAACATCTgagtaaaattatatttattagtaCACCTTTTAAAGGATCTGTTAAAACAATAAGGGCATTAATTCAAAGTAGGAAAGATTTCATATCATTTAGAATTACAAAGTTGATAAAATTATCCATACCAGAAAGTATGATGAAAGCATTAGGTAATTCATTAGGTTCGTTATTCGATATTTTACCTTATAgggaatattataaaagagATCAAGTTgtgatattaataaatatgagtAATACACCTATTGATGAAGATCATGTTCAATATCTAGTTACATTATGTGGTATTTATAAACCTGAATGTTATCGTAATAGAGCAGATGTAAATTTAAAAGTCtatacattaaaaaattgGCATGAATTATTAgatgataaattaaaagccaaatatgaaaattataaattatatagagaaagatattataataaagacCATGGAGTACCTATATATTGTCTATATAGtactattaataaaaaagaaactgaatacttattatattttgaaacACAAAATACACGTGAAGAACCTACTATATATTATGGTACAGGAGATGGTACTGTAGGTACGGAAAGTTTACAAGCATGTAGTAATTTTTACAATACTGTATTAACTCATCACTTTTCTGATACTAGTCACGTTGGAATATTGTATACTAATGAAACGGCTAAGTATATATACGACATTGTAGAAAGtccaaattaa
- a CDS encoding polyadenylate-binding protein 3, putative, with amino-acid sequence MNATSRNTLLDENKNMNNSYNTKTLWVGDLEKIKDEVVDENYILYCMFYEFAEDIIRIKLCKEKSNQKNSYAFIEFSTYEVAKYCFEKLNGKWIPGKAHRFKLNWAKYNMSDNITTNEKDLNIEIDDKGTYSIYVGSLPINTTKEEIENLFCNIYNSICFVKMIKNTQKSPHKIYCFIHFFNYDECLRALTEMNGYIFKGCKIKVSKSNGIKMNPSNINNNNNNNVNHNINHNVNNNNIVNNNNNMNAIYYNNKNFDGNMNNYHMNKNKGINTIRMNDDKKNGNKNYIYNGNNNNNNNNNNNINNNNNINNNNNNNNNIVNNNNNNVNNNNNNELSNHHSYELNFYDHMNSNVNTFPSHYSTHNGSTSSLLYGSNNFPTQLNHINQMNTMNQLNQMNTMSQLNQMNSMNQLSQLNPLNQLNPLNQLNQLNPLNQLNQLNPMNQLNQLNPMNQLNQLNQMSQLNQLNQMSQLNQLNQMSQLNQLGHMNQVNYFTNQMSVIQDYTNSISNMNHINSYGSNDMNSEMINDMNSEMINDMNSEMINDMNSEMINNMNSEMINNMNNEMINNRNSEKNNNVNNDMNNDINKDMNNDVNNEINKDMNNGYNENTGNHDESILNCKMNDCTYMSDMSTIYSENNRNNMNDTKDLNIVNMVVNNNISNDEQIKKNQLMENDMNGYNNSYELNFYNNHCKNEEYETQNDNMKKNNNNNNNNNVTCEINISSNNYYYDGSINNDNVSYNKGNHDNKNENNSIRSTNNDSIDNNASNMESTDNTCSNIKDF; translated from the coding sequence atgaatgcaACTAGTAGGAATACTTTATTAGATGAAAATAAGAACATGAACAATTCATATAACACAAAAACCTTATGGGTAGGTGATTTAGAGAAGATTAAGGATGAGGTTGTTGACgagaattatattttatattgtatgTTTTATGAATTTGCTGAggatataataagaataaaattatgtaaaGAAAAGAGCAatcaaaaaaattcatatgcTTTTATAGAGTTTTCTACATATGAAGTAGCAAAATATTGTTTTGAGAAATTGAATGGAAAATGGATACCAGGAAAAGCTCATAGGTTTAAATTAAATTGGGCTAAGTATAATATGAGTGATAATATAACcacaaatgaaaaagattTAAATATTGAGATAGATGATAAAGGTACTTATTCTATATATGTTGGTAGCTTACCTATAAATACAACAAAAGAGGAAATTGAGAATTTGTTttgcaatatatataatagtatatGTTTTGTTAAGATGATTAAGAACACTCAAAAAAGTCCACATAAAATTTATTgctttattcatttttttaattatgatGAATGTCTTAGAGCGTTGACAGAAATGAAtggttatatttttaaaggaTGTAAAATTAAAGTAAGTAAATCTAACGGTATTAAAATGAATCCttctaatattaataataataataataataatgtgaaccataatataaatcataatgtaaataacaacaatattgttaataataataataatatgaatgcaatttattataataataaaaatttcgaTGGTAACatgaataattatcatatgaataaaaataaagggaTTAATACTATTAGAATGAATgatgacaaaaaaaatggaaataaaaattatatatataatggtaataataacaacaacaacaataataataataatattaacaataataataatattaacaataataataataataataacaatattgttaacaataataataataatgttaacaataataataataatgaattaagCAATCATCATTCTTATGAACTGAATTTTTACGATCATATGAATTCAAATGTTAATACTTTTCCTTCACATTATTCTACACACAATGGTAGTACCAGCAGTTTGTTATATGGCTCTAATAATTTTCCTACTCAACTAAACCATATAAATCAAATGAATACAATGAATCAGTTGAACCAGATGAATACTATGAGTCAATTAAACCAAATGAATTCAATGAATCAATTAAGTCAGTTGAATCCATTGAATCAATTGAACCCATTGAATCAATTAAACCAATTGAACCCATTGAATCAATTAAACCAATTGAACCCAATGAATCAATTAAATCAGTTGAACCCAATGAATCAGTTAAATCAGTTGAACCAAATGAGTCAGTTGAATCAATTGAACCAAATGAGTCAATTAAATCAATTGAACCAAATGAGTCAGTTGAATCAACTAGGTCATATGAATCAGGTGAATTATTTTACAAACCAAATGAGTGTGATACAAGATTATACGAACAGTATTAGTAACatgaatcatataaataGTTACGGTAGTAATGATATGAACAGTGAGATGATAAATGACATGAACAGTGAGATGATAAATGACATGAACAGTGAGATGATAAATGATATGAACAGTGAAAtgattaataatatgaacagtgaaatgattaataatatgaacaatgaGATGATAAATAATAGGAACAgtgagaaaaataataatgtgaataatgatatgaataatgacataaataaagatatgaataatgatgtgaataatgaaataaataaagatatgaataatggatataatgaaaatacagGAAATCATGATGAAAGCATTTTAAATTGTAAAATGAATGACTGTACATATATGAGTGACATGAGTACAATTTATTCAGAGAATAATaggaataatatgaatgatacTAAAGATTTAAACATTGTGAATATggttgtaaataataatatatctaatgatgaacaaataaaaaaaaaccaacTTATGGAAAATGATATGAATGGATATAACAATTCTTATGagttaaatttttataataaccactgtaaaaatgaagaatatgaAACTCAAAATGataacatgaaaaaaaataataataataataataataataatgttacgtgtgaaataaatattagtagtaataattattattatgatggttctattaataatgataatgttaGCTATAATAAAGGAAAccatgataataaaaatgaaaataattcaaTTCGTAGTACAAATAATGATAGTATCGATAATAATGCTAGTAATATGGAAAGTACAGACAATACATGTAGTAATATCAAGGATTTCTAG
- a CDS encoding amino acid transporter AAT1, which produces MNKKYGTSSNNHDNKKDKKNNADKNKNKKNTTTGEENKDSNKSLVNNDSKKNDSSKNKYNIVKANIKNIFASDKKNEKSDKNEKNESSKSSKNTETYTNVNDKKSNNLITKGSNDKKKKKKDSKKNSSNNNNNNTIVDISDGDYTNDEEGTNKPKRNWKGRTFSRFTPGGVRSSTVLFICTAIGVGFLSIPYVFSKLGIILSIILIILNAFESYVTTNILCTSSLEHNTFVYGNLLKKIGNKYYKTIIDFGLSFGFVSSYILILILISNFLSTIFYVFNFPTLFTNNVFLVILICLLILPITFRNKVGSLNHFLIFSLFSLSITVLTIGLQTKSYNNLLINKEVNLFKMDKHFFKCFNILLFSFSQQPNACFITGQFNQPTHRRLNKSTFRSVILQVIFYTLFGILGYFSFLNTAKDNIVLNYENSNVSILLCKFLLSLTFFFSVPLNFMGSYQSMLALGITTRDALYKLYTYIFRRTGYSANLSLLLSEYTNDPYQETHADNITEHSSVSESQTDDQNQRMWISVIVTIFCALIACKVKKLSNVIGIGGGITSTLISCLLPNLIYYKNRHNVSNKLKRYSTLFMLCFFSFMGFLSVVVTTLNLIL; this is translated from the exons atgaataaaaagtATGGTACGTCCTCGAATAACCATGATAACAAAAaagataagaaaaataatgcagataagaataaaaacaaGAAGAACACAACTACTGGTGAAGAAAACAAAGATTCAAATAAAAGCTTAgtaaataatgatagtaaaaaaaatgattctTCAAAAAATAAGTACAACATAGTTAAagcaaatattaaaaatatatttgcttctgataaaaaaaatgaaaagagtgataaaaatgaaaaaaacgaGTCATCAAAAAGTAGTAAGAATACAGAAACATATACAAATGTAAATGACAAAAAATCGAACAATTTGATTACTAAAGGTTccaatgataaaaaaaagaaaaaaaaagatagcaaaaaaaatagtagcaataataataataataataccatTGTAGATATATCTGATGGGGATTATACTAATGATGAAGAAGGAACAAACAAACCAAAAAGAAATTGGAAGGGTAGAACATTTAGTCGATTTACACCTGGTGGTGTTAGATCTAGTACGGtactttttatatgtacagCTATTGGTGTAGGTTTTTTATCAATACCTTATGTTTTTTCTAAATTAGGTATTATACTtagtattatattaataatattgaatGCTTTCGAATCATATGTAactacaaatatattatgtaccTCGTCATTAGAACATAATACATTTGTTTATggtaatttattaaaaaagataggaaataaatattataaaaccaTTATAGATTTTGGATTGTCATTTGGTTTTGTATCaagttatattttaatattaatattgatTAGTAATTTTTTAAGTACCAtcttttatgtatttaatttCCCGACCTTATTCACAAATAATGTATTCCtagtaatattaatatgtctATTAATTTTACCAATCACATTTAGAAATAAAGTCGGATCATTAAATCATTTCTTAATCTTTTCCTTATTCTCCTTATCCATAACTGTATTAACTATAGGACTACAAACCAAATCATATAATAacttattaattaataaagaagtaaatttatttaaaatggaTAAACACTTTTTCAAATGCTtcaatatattgttattttccTTCTCTCAACAACCAAATGCATGTTTTATTACTGGACAATTCAATCAACCTACACATAGAAGATTAAATAAATCAACATTTAGAAGCGTAATATTACAAGTTATATTCTATACACTATTTGGTATTCTAGGATATTTCTCATTTTTAAATACAGCAAAAGATAATATTGttttaaattatgaaaatagtAATGTATCTATACTTTTATGCAAATTTCTTTTATCCTTGACATTCTTCTTCTCTGTCCCATTAAATTTTATGGGATCTTATCAAAGCATGTTAGCTCTTGGTATAACAACAAGAGATGccttatataaattatatacttatatatttagaaGAACTGGATATTCAGCCAACCTATCTTTATTATTGTCTGAATATACAAATGATCCATACCAAGAAACACATGCAGATAATATTACAGAACATTCAAGTGTTAGCGAATCACAAACAGATGATCAAAATCAAAGAATGTGGATATCAGTAATTGTCACCATTTTTTGTGCTCTAATTGCATGCAAGGTTAAAAAATTATCGAATGTTATAGGTATAGGAGGAGGTATCACATCAACTCTAATTTcatg CCTATTaccaaatttaatatattataaaaatagacACAATGTTTCAAATAAGCTCAAGAGATATTCAACTCTGTTCATGCTTTGTTTCTTCTCATTTATGGGATTCTTATCCGTTGTAGTGACAAccttaaatttaattttataa